DNA from Mesorhizobium sp. B2-1-1:
ACCCGATATCAGGGACAAAGAGTAGGATCGATACTGATCGTGGATGCACTTCGGCGCTGCGCCCAAGCTGCTCCTGCTTCCTTCGCACTGATCGTCGACGCAAAGGACGACAAGGCCGCCGCCTTCTATTGCAAATATGGTTTCAGGCCATTTCAAGACCGGCGGTTGTCGCTGTTCCTATCGGTAGCGACGGCATTGAAGCTGTTCGGCTGACGGACCGCATTGCCTTGAAAGCGAATCCTTAACCATAGCGGTCCAGGATTTGCCTTTGATCAACGGGGATTCCTGTTTGAAGAGAACGGCGCATCTTCTTCGCCGCCCAGCGATCGCTCTCGCGGCGATGATGGCGCTGACACCGGCGGCAAGGGCCTCGGATTTCTCCGAGCCGTGGAAAAGTGCCGACCGGGCGCTTGTCGTCGATGCCTACGAATACAATTCCATCGACTGGGCGCAGCTTGCCACGGACAGGCGCGTCGTCGGCTTCATCAACAAAGCCTCCGACGGCATGTCGCCGCCCTATTCCTGCTCCGGAGACGATACCGAGGTCAAACTCTGCAAGGCACTGTGGAAACGCCATGCGGTGACGCGCGAACTGTTCCAGACGCGCAAGGTGGTCGCCAAGGCGCTCGGCCTGAAATGGGGCGCCTATCACCTCGCCCGCCCCGGCAATCCGGTCGAGCAGGCCAATAATTTCCTTGATTTCGCTGATCCCGCGCCGGACGACCTCATGGCCCTCGACATCGAAGGCATCGATCCCGCGCAATGGATGTCGCTCGACGACGCCGAGGCGTTCGTGCGCCAGGTGCATCGGCGCATCGGCCGCTTCCCGGTACTCTACACCAATGGCAAGACCGCCCAGTATATCGCCGACAACAGCTACAAATACCGGCTGCTGTCGCGGCTGCCGCTCTGGTACGCGCGCTACAAGCCTGACATCGACGTGCATTTTCCCATCGGCAACTGGCAAGGCTATGCGCTCTGGCAGTTTTCGGCGCAGGCCAATTGCGGCCGCTTCCGTTGCCCCTACAGGGTAGCCGGGACGCCGGACGACATCGACGTCAACGTCGCGCCGACAGATGCCGCCATGCTGCGCCAGCAATGGCCGTTCGGCGGGCTGATCGACGTGCCCGCGGATTATCTCGCCAGCGTACCGGTGCCGCTCTCGCGCGAAGCCGCTTTGGCCGGCAAGACCACCCTCATCTACGCCGATGTGGCGACGCCGCCGAGTTTCGGGGAAATGGTCGCGGTGCTTGGTTCGCGCTGGTCGAAATTCCGCGACGGGTTCCGCATGCCTGTCGTGAAGACGGTGCCGCGGCGGCCGATCTTCGGCATCGTCCAATATGTCTCCTGGAAGCGCACCGGGCAGCGTACCCCAGCGCAACTCGACGCCGCCTTCGCTGCGGCGGCGGACCCGGTGAGCACCGCTTCTACCGAACCCGACCGCGGCAAACGCTGAATTTGTGCGACCGGATGCTTGCGGTCAGCTTGCTCCTGCCGCTTCGCGCGCCACGGCCTGCCAGCCAATGTCGCGGCGGCAGAAGCCCTGCGGCCAGTCGATACGGTCGAGCGCGGCATAGGCCTTCTCCTGCGCCTCGCCGACAGTCGCGCCGACCGCGGTGACGTTCAAGACGCGACCGCCATTGGCGACCAGCGCACCGCCATTGATGGCGGTGCCGGCATGGAAAATCTGGGCGCCTTCGCTGGCAGCCTCATCGAGCCCGCGAATGACCGAGCCTTTTTCGGGCGTCCCGGGATAGCCCCTCGCGGCCATGACGACGGTCAGTGCCGCCTCGTCGCTCCAGCGCGCCGATATGTGCGCGAGCTGGCCATCGACGGCGGCATTGAGCAGCACCAGCAGGTCGTCCTTCAGCCGCATCATCAGCACCTGGCATTCGGGGTCGCCGAAGCGGGTGTTGTATTCGATCAGCTTCGGCCCTTCGTCCGTTATCATCAGCCCGGCGAAGAGAATGCCGGCGAAGGATGCACCCGTTAAAGCCATGCCGCGCATGGTCGGTTCGATGATCTCGCGCATGGTGCGCTCTACCATCTGCGGCGTCATTACCGGGGCCGGCGAATAGGCGCCCATGCCGCCGGTGTTGGGGCCGACATCACCGTCGCCGACGCGTTTGTGATCCTGCGCGGTGCCGAAGGGCAGTGCTGTAGTGCCGTCGCACAGGCAGAAGAAGCTGGCCTCCTCGCCGGTCAGAAACTCCTCGATCACCACTTCCGCGCCGGCCGTGCCGAAAGAGCCGTCGAAACAGGCGTCGAGCGCGGCCAGCGCCTCATCCATCGTCATTGCGACCGTGACGCCCTTGCCCGCGGCAAGGCCATCGGCCTTGATGACAATCGGCGTGCCCATCTTCTCGACATAGGCCTTGGCCGATGCCAGGTCTGAGAAACGGCCATAGGTGGCGGTGGGGATGTCATATCTGGCGCAGAGATCCTTGGTGAAGCCCTTCGATCCTTCGAGCCGCGCCGCCGCACGCGACGGGCCAAAGACGCGGATGCCCCAGCCGCGCAGATCGTCTGATATGCCGGCCACCAGCGGCCCTTCCGGCCCAACCACTACGAGGTCGATCTGCTTGTCCTTGCAGAAGGCGGCGACAGCGGAATGATCGGCGATGTCGAGCTTGACCAGCTCCGCCTCGCGGCCGATGCCAGGATTGCCGGGCGCAGCATAGAGCTTGGTCAGCAACGGCGACGCGGCGATCTTCCAGGCGAGCGCATGTTCGCGGCCGCCGGAGCCGAGAAGAAGAACGTTCATGGCCACCTCTTGATGCCTGTAATCTTCCAAAGAACCCGCTATTGCTCTCTGGACGACGGGTCAAGGCATCCGGGCGATTTGGTCGAAATTGCGCACGGGAACGTTACCCCTGCCAGAAAATCGGCGGCGTCCTCCGCCGCCGATTTCGGGCAAGCGCCTCAGCTCTGGAAGACGATCGGGAACCAGTCCTCGCGCAGCTTCTGCCCCGGCTGCATGCCATGGCCATGATAGGGCGGCGAGGTGCGCCCCGGCCGTTCGACATAGTGGGCGTCGTCGCCGACCCAGCGCAGCGAAAGCGCCCGCCGCCGCGCCGCAGTGAGGTTGCCGCGCGCGCCATGCGCTGTCCTGAAATCGAACAGGATGGCATCGCCCGGCTCCATTTCCCATTCAAGCACCTCCAGCGAGGGGTCCGTGTCTGGATCCGGCACCGGCAGGTAGTCGCCCTCGTCGGCATAGAAATTGCTGTCGTCGAGCCAACGCACCGGCAGGATCATCTTGTCCCATTTGTGCGAGCCGGCAATCAGCCGCAGCGTTGCCTCCTTTACAGGGTCGATAGGGATCCAGAAGCTCACCGTCTGCCGGCCGTCGACGAAGTAGTAAGGGATATCCTGATGCCAGGGCGTCGGCTTCTGGGTGCCCGGTTCCTTGACAAGGACATGATCGTGGAAGAACTGCGCCGTGCGCGACCGCATCACCGCGGCCGCCAGTTCGGCCGCCGGCGATTCGCGCACCAGCTTGACGAATTCGGGAATGCGTTCCCAGTTGCAGTAGTCGTCGAAGAAGCTGCCGCGGCCGTTGGCGATGTCCGAGGCGGTGGCGCTGCGGTTTTGCATGTTGCGCTCGATGCCGGCGGCGATCGTTTCGACCCAGTCCTTGAAAGCGCCGCGGATGCAGACAGCGCCGTCGCGCTGGTAATCCGCTATTGTCCGCGCATCGATCAAGCCTGTGTCGATCGCGCGAGGTGCGGTCCGGGAAGCCATGGCATTCTCCTTTCAGGGATCGATGCCACTATCGCAACCCTCTTTCATTCAGTAAAATAATAACTTCTGATCCGTCATATAGTTATATTCTATGAGCCCTACCCTCACGCAATTGCGCTATCTGGTTGCCGTCGCTCGCCATGGCAGCGTTACCCGCGCGGCCAGGGCGTTGAACGTTTCACAGCCGTCCATTTCGGTGGCCATCGACGCGGTCGAACAGGATTTCGGCCAGAAACTCTTCGTGCGCCAGCGCGGAAGCGGCGTTTCGCTGACATCCTTCGGCCGCGCCGTGGTGGCCAAGGCGAAACAGGTCCTTGCCGAGACGGACGAGCTCATCGGTCTCGGCTCGCGCAAGTCGGCGCTCGGGGGCGAACTGGTGCTCGGATGCTTCGAAGATCTGGCGCCTTATTTCGCGCCGGCCCTGATCCGCGCCTTCTCGGAACGCCATCCTGAGGTTGCAGTGATCGTGCGCGACGAGACCTTCGAGACGCTCGGGCGGCGCCTCGGCGATGCCGCCGTCGACCTCGGGCTCACCTACGATCTCGGCCTGCCTTCGCATTTCGCCCGTATCCTGCTGCATGAACTCAGGCCGCATGCGCTTTTGCCGGCCGGACACGTGCTGGCGGATCGTCCCGATGTCAGCCTGGCCGATCTGGCCGCCTATCCGCTGATCACGACGGACCAGCCGCATAGCTGGCAGCACATGCTGGACCTGTTCCGCAGCCGTGGCCTGTCGCCGATCGCCGACAGGCAGACAAGCTCGTTCGAACTCCAGCGCAGCATGGTGGCCAACGGCTTCGGCGTCGCCGTCAGCTACACGAGGCCGCATGGCGACCGCAGCTATGACGGCTTGCCTCTCGTCTGCAAACCGCTTTCCGATCCGCTGCCCATGCAGCGCATCATCCTCACCCATGACACGCATCAGCGCCTGCCCAATGCCGTGCTGGCCTTCATCGACGTGGCAAAGGGCTGGTTCTCCACCCGCGACATCTTCGCCTCCTGAAGCGCTGACGAATGCCACTGCCCTGCTCGCCGCTTGACGGTTTGCGCGGCTGCTGCCACTCCATCGTCATGGAAACGGTTCAGTCGAAAGCAGCCCAGGGCCGCGTCGCCGACGCGCCGAACGGCCATTGGGTCTACCGCGTGCTGCCGCGGCCGATATGGCCCTACGCACAGCTTGCCCGATGGGACCGGCCGATCGGCTGGCAGTTGCTTTTGTGGCCGTGCTGGTGGTCCGCGGCTCTCGCGGCCAGCGCCTATCCGCGCCCGGGCGATCCGCTGCTTTCACTGCTGCCGGCGCCCTTGTATCTCGTGCTGTTCCTGGCCGGCGCCATCGCCATGCGCGGCGCCGGCTGCACCTACAACGACTTGGCTGACGAAGACATCGACAATCAGGTCGAGCGCACGCGCTCGCGGCCGCTTCCGTCGGGCAAGGTCACGCGGCGTGGGGCGTGGCTGTTTGTCATCCTGCAGGCACTGGTCGGACTTGCCGTGCTCTTGCAGTTCAACAGCTTCGCCGTCCTGCTCGGCGTCTGCTCGCTGGCCATCGTCGCCATCTATCCATTCATGAAGCGGATCACCAACTGGCCGCAACTGGTTCTCGGCCTTGCCTTTTCCTGGGGCGCGCTGATGGGATGGGCGGTTGAGTTCGGCGACCTCGACGGGCCGGCCATCATGCTCTATCTCGGCTCGATCCTGTGGGTGATCGGCTACGACACGATCTATGCGCACCAGGACAAGGAAGACGACGCCATCGTCGGCGTACGCTCGACCGCGCGCCTGTTCGGCGACAACACCAAGTCGTGGCTGGCCGGGCTTTACGGCGGCGCGCTTGTCTGCTTCGCCATCGCCTTCGCGTCAGCGCAGGCCCCTGTCGTGGCTCTGGCCGGACTTATCGCCGCCGGCGCCCACATGGCGCGGCAGATCCTGGTGCTGGATATCGACAATCCGGATCAATGCCTGCGGCTGTTCAGGTCGAACAACCAGGTCGGCTGGCTGATCTTCCTCGGCCTCATCGGCGGCGCGCTGTGGGTGGCGCTGAAGCCGCTGGTGTAGTTTTCTTTCCCTTCTCCCCGTTTACGGAGAGAAGGTGGCGGCAGCCGGCGCCAGCCTTCCAGACAGAATTTCAGCCTATTCGCGCGCGATGATCTCCTCGCCGCCGATCACCAGCCTGAGACCGAGGTCACCCGCCCTGCGGCGGGCGAGGAAGCGCGGGCGGCGCATGGTCGAAACGCGGCCCTTGCGGCGGTCCTGCGGCGGCAGCGTCTTGATGGCGGCGCCGAGCGATTCCTCCAGCGTGCGGGCGATGCCGTCCGATTCGATCAACAGCATCGGCAGGCGATAGGCGTCGGCCCAGGCGCGCCAGTCGGCGGCGACGTCGTCGAGATCGTCGGCCACCAGCAGCGGCACCGACAGCATCGGATCATTGTGCAGGAGTTCCAAAGTCACCGTGACGTTACCTTCCGGGTCCTCCATCGCGCGGGCGGCAACGCCGCGGAACGCATTGGCGGGCAGAGCGATGATTGCCGGTACGCCGCTCATCTCGAGCAGGCGGCGGATCACGGCGCCACGGTGGTCGATGGTGAAGGTCACGTCGCCATAGTCGTCGCGCGTGGCGTAGCTTACCACCTGCGGCAGGCGGAATGGGTCGAGGCGCATGTTGCGTCCCGCCCAGACTGGCTTCAGTCCAGTGTTCATTGAATGCCTTCCTGTTTCTCCTGAGAGCCGGTGTCCGGTTCTCTCCGGGCCAGTTTTCCCGGCCTCGTTATGGGGAAACAGTAGCGCGGCCTCCTTACCGCCGCGCTTAAGAAAGTCGGTTAAATTTTGCTGATCACGGGGATGGTTATCGGAATGCGACCGAGCGCTTGAATCCGAAAGGATCAGATAACCTTACCAGGATTCATGATGCCGGCGGGGTCGAAGGCCACCTTGACCCTGCGCATCAGGTCGATCGCCATCGGCGGGGCGGTGGCGATCAGTTCGTCCCGCTTCAACTGGCCGATGCCGTGCTCGGCCGAGATCGAGCCGTGGAAGGAGCGCACGACGTCGTGCACGGCCTTGTTCATGGGGTGGTAGAGATCGAGGAACGCCTGGTCGTCGCCGTCGACTGGCCGCGAGATGTTATAGTGGAGATTGCCGTCGCCCATATGGCCGAAGCAGACCACGCGCGCTCCGGGGCTGACCGAAGCCACCGCGCCGGCGGCCTCTTCGATGAAACGTGGGATCGATGCCACCGGCACCGAAATGTCATGCTTGATCGAGGCGCCCTCGGGCTTCTGTGCGTCGGGCAACACCTCGCGGAAATTCCAGAAGGCATCGCCCTGGGCGAGGCTGGCCGCGATCACCGCATCGCCGACGATTTCCTGTTCCAGCCCGGCCCCGAGCACGTCCTCGATCAGGGCCCTGGCATCCTCCGGTGAACGGCCGGACGAGATCTGCATCAGCACATACCACGGCCAATCCTGCGCCAGCGGCCGCACCACGCCCTGGGCATGCGCCAGCGTAAAATCGTAGGGCCGCTTGCCGATCAGCTCGAAGGCGGTGAGCGCGGCGCCGGCGCGGTCCGTCGCCAGGCTGAACAGCGACAGCGCCGCCTCGGCCGACGGCAGGCCGACGAACGCAACCTCGCGACCTTTCGGCTTCGGGAACAGTTTCAGCACGGCGGCGGTGATGATGCCGAGCGTGCCTTCGGCGCCGACGAACAGGTTCTTGAGGTCGTAGCCGGTATTGTCCTTCTTCAGCTTGCGCAGATCGTCGAACACTTCGCCCGTCGGCAGCACCACCTCGACGCCCAGGCAAAGCTCGCGCGCATTGCCATAGGCCAGCACGCCGGTGCCGCCTGCATTGGAGGAAAGGTTACCGCCGATCTGGCAGGAGCCCTGCGCGGCCAGCGACAGCGGAAACAGCCGGTCGGCGGCATCGGCCGCTTCCTGCAACGTCTGCAAGATGACGCCGGCCTCCGCCGTCACGGTGTTGGACAAGGCATCGATCTCGCGGATGCGGTTCAGCCGCGACAGGGACAGCACGATTTCGCGGCCGGACCTGTCCGGCACCTGGGCGCCGACCAACCCGGTATTGCCGCTTTGCGGCACGATTGGCGTTGCCGTCTCGGTCGCCAGCCGCAGGATCCGGCTGACCTCCTCGACGCTGCCTGGCCGCAGCACGAGCGATGTCGCGCCATGCCATAGCCCGCGCCGTTCGGTGATGTAGGGTGCTATATCGCGCTGGTCGCGCAACGCGTATTTTTCGCCTACGATCGCCGCGAAGCGGTCGATGAGAGCGGTGTCGGGAATCTCGGCGATGTCGGTCATGTGCGCGAAACTATGTTGGCGGCAAGCTATTGTCACGCGGCGCGGCGGCCCGCGAAAGCCGATCGTTGATCGCTTCGCCGAGCCCGTCGAAGGGAACGGGTTCCACGGCGATGGTCCGCGCGCCGCTGCGATCGAGTTGCTGCATGTAGGCGAAAAGATTGCTCGCCGCTTCGCGCAGGTCACCGGCCTCGGACAGATTGAGGCAGGCGGCCGCCTTTTGCCAGCCTTCGGCGCGACGTTTGCCGAAGGCCAGCAGCGCCTCGCCTTCGCCGACGGTCCCGGCGTTGAGCCGCACCGCGGCGTCAGGCGCATAGTGCGAGGCAAGCATGCCCGGCGCCTCGACACCGGCGTTGGCGCCGCGCAACAGGTCCATGCCGACGACCGCCTCGATTTCCTGGGCGGCAATGCCGCCGGGCCTCAGCAGACGCAATTTTCCCTCTTCGGCTTTGACGATGGTCGATTCCAGCCCGACCGGCGTCGCGCCGCCATCGACGACCAGCTTTATGCGTGCGCCGAGATCAGCCGCCACGGCCTGCGCCGTCGTCGCGCTGATCCTGCCGGAGGAATTGGCGCTGGGAGCCGCAAGCGGCCGGCCAAGCCTTGCAATCAGGTCGCCGCCAAAGCCCCTCGGCATGCGCAAGGCGATCGTGTCGAGCCCGGCGCTGACCAGCGGATGAATGCCGTTGCCGGGCCGCTGCGGCAGCACCAGCGTCAAAGGACCCGGCCAGAACGCAAGCGCCAATTTCCTCGACAGCGGATCGAACAAAGCAATGCGCTCGGCCATCGCCATGTCTGCGACATGGGCGATCAGAGGGTTGAAGCGCGGCCGACCCTTGGCCTCGAAGATACGCGCCACGCCAACGCCGTTGGTGGCGTCGCCGGCGAGCCCATAGACGGTCTCGGTCGGAATGGCGACCACATCGCCGCTTTCAAGCAGCGCCAATGCCCGTTCCATCGCCTCGCCGACGGCAAGAATTTCAGCCACTCTGGTCACCTCACGAATGCCGGCTGCGTAGTACGATGGCGTCCAAGGGGCAAGCCCGGCCCTTGGCGATTTAACAATCCCTAAAATGCTACGGTTCCGCGAAAGCCGGCATCAATTCCGACCCGCTATCGTGCGGCTTCGGGTAATGGGGAGCTTTCATCGTGTCTGTGCGTATTTGGGGAACGCTTGCTATCACGCTGGCGGCGATGGCCGGCGGGGCCCAGGCCT
Protein-coding regions in this window:
- a CDS encoding glycoside hydrolase family 25 protein, which encodes MMALTPAARASDFSEPWKSADRALVVDAYEYNSIDWAQLATDRRVVGFINKASDGMSPPYSCSGDDTEVKLCKALWKRHAVTRELFQTRKVVAKALGLKWGAYHLARPGNPVEQANNFLDFADPAPDDLMALDIEGIDPAQWMSLDDAEAFVRQVHRRIGRFPVLYTNGKTAQYIADNSYKYRLLSRLPLWYARYKPDIDVHFPIGNWQGYALWQFSAQANCGRFRCPYRVAGTPDDIDVNVAPTDAAMLRQQWPFGGLIDVPADYLASVPVPLSREAALAGKTTLIYADVATPPSFGEMVAVLGSRWSKFRDGFRMPVVKTVPRRPIFGIVQYVSWKRTGQRTPAQLDAAFAAAADPVSTASTEPDRGKR
- a CDS encoding phytanoyl-CoA dioxygenase family protein — translated: MASRTAPRAIDTGLIDARTIADYQRDGAVCIRGAFKDWVETIAAGIERNMQNRSATASDIANGRGSFFDDYCNWERIPEFVKLVRESPAAELAAAVMRSRTAQFFHDHVLVKEPGTQKPTPWHQDIPYYFVDGRQTVSFWIPIDPVKEATLRLIAGSHKWDKMILPVRWLDDSNFYADEGDYLPVPDPDTDPSLEVLEWEMEPGDAILFDFRTAHGARGNLTAARRRALSLRWVGDDAHYVERPGRTSPPYHGHGMQPGQKLREDWFPIVFQS
- a CDS encoding DUF6101 family protein, encoding MNTGLKPVWAGRNMRLDPFRLPQVVSYATRDDYGDVTFTIDHRGAVIRRLLEMSGVPAIIALPANAFRGVAARAMEDPEGNVTVTLELLHNDPMLSVPLLVADDLDDVAADWRAWADAYRLPMLLIESDGIARTLEESLGAAIKTLPPQDRRKGRVSTMRRPRFLARRRAGDLGLRLVIGGEEIIARE
- a CDS encoding FAD-binding oxidoreductase → MTDIAEIPDTALIDRFAAIVGEKYALRDQRDIAPYITERRGLWHGATSLVLRPGSVEEVSRILRLATETATPIVPQSGNTGLVGAQVPDRSGREIVLSLSRLNRIREIDALSNTVTAEAGVILQTLQEAADAADRLFPLSLAAQGSCQIGGNLSSNAGGTGVLAYGNARELCLGVEVVLPTGEVFDDLRKLKKDNTGYDLKNLFVGAEGTLGIITAAVLKLFPKPKGREVAFVGLPSAEAALSLFSLATDRAGAALTAFELIGKRPYDFTLAHAQGVVRPLAQDWPWYVLMQISSGRSPEDARALIEDVLGAGLEQEIVGDAVIAASLAQGDAFWNFREVLPDAQKPEGASIKHDISVPVASIPRFIEEAAGAVASVSPGARVVCFGHMGDGNLHYNISRPVDGDDQAFLDLYHPMNKAVHDVVRSFHGSISAEHGIGQLKRDELIATAPPMAIDLMRRVKVAFDPAGIMNPGKVI
- the purD gene encoding phosphoribosylamine--glycine ligase; protein product: MNVLLLGSGGREHALAWKIAASPLLTKLYAAPGNPGIGREAELVKLDIADHSAVAAFCKDKQIDLVVVGPEGPLVAGISDDLRGWGIRVFGPSRAAARLEGSKGFTKDLCARYDIPTATYGRFSDLASAKAYVEKMGTPIVIKADGLAAGKGVTVAMTMDEALAALDACFDGSFGTAGAEVVIEEFLTGEEASFFCLCDGTTALPFGTAQDHKRVGDGDVGPNTGGMGAYSPAPVMTPQMVERTMREIIEPTMRGMALTGASFAGILFAGLMITDEGPKLIEYNTRFGDPECQVLMMRLKDDLLVLLNAAVDGQLAHISARWSDEAALTVVMAARGYPGTPEKGSVIRGLDEAASEGAQIFHAGTAINGGALVANGGRVLNVTAVGATVGEAQEKAYAALDRIDWPQGFCRRDIGWQAVAREAAGAS
- a CDS encoding LysR family transcriptional regulator translates to MSPTLTQLRYLVAVARHGSVTRAARALNVSQPSISVAIDAVEQDFGQKLFVRQRGSGVSLTSFGRAVVAKAKQVLAETDELIGLGSRKSALGGELVLGCFEDLAPYFAPALIRAFSERHPEVAVIVRDETFETLGRRLGDAAVDLGLTYDLGLPSHFARILLHELRPHALLPAGHVLADRPDVSLADLAAYPLITTDQPHSWQHMLDLFRSRGLSPIADRQTSSFELQRSMVANGFGVAVSYTRPHGDRSYDGLPLVCKPLSDPLPMQRIILTHDTHQRLPNAVLAFIDVAKGWFSTRDIFAS
- the ubiA gene encoding 4-hydroxybenzoate octaprenyltransferase, with the translated sequence METVQSKAAQGRVADAPNGHWVYRVLPRPIWPYAQLARWDRPIGWQLLLWPCWWSAALAASAYPRPGDPLLSLLPAPLYLVLFLAGAIAMRGAGCTYNDLADEDIDNQVERTRSRPLPSGKVTRRGAWLFVILQALVGLAVLLQFNSFAVLLGVCSLAIVAIYPFMKRITNWPQLVLGLAFSWGALMGWAVEFGDLDGPAIMLYLGSILWVIGYDTIYAHQDKEDDAIVGVRSTARLFGDNTKSWLAGLYGGALVCFAIAFASAQAPVVALAGLIAAGAHMARQILVLDIDNPDQCLRLFRSNNQVGWLIFLGLIGGALWVALKPLV
- a CDS encoding L-threonylcarbamoyladenylate synthase, which translates into the protein MAEILAVGEAMERALALLESGDVVAIPTETVYGLAGDATNGVGVARIFEAKGRPRFNPLIAHVADMAMAERIALFDPLSRKLALAFWPGPLTLVLPQRPGNGIHPLVSAGLDTIALRMPRGFGGDLIARLGRPLAAPSANSSGRISATTAQAVAADLGARIKLVVDGGATPVGLESTIVKAEEGKLRLLRPGGIAAQEIEAVVGMDLLRGANAGVEAPGMLASHYAPDAAVRLNAGTVGEGEALLAFGKRRAEGWQKAAACLNLSEAGDLREAASNLFAYMQQLDRSGARTIAVEPVPFDGLGEAINDRLSRAAAPRDNSLPPT